The following is a genomic window from Nitrospira sp..
CGATTCTCCTAGACTTTGCGCCACCGCAAAAAATGCTGCCGGCCGCGGTCACCGTGAGCTTCGATCCGTCCGTTCGGTCCGCTATTCTTGAACACACCGCCTGCGCCGATACTCCTTGGAAAGGAAAACTGGGCGAGGCGATCATCCGCTCCTTTCAAGAAACGGGACGGACCAGATTCGTCCAGATCGCCATCGTCGACACAGCGGACGTCCTTCGGCCGGTCTCCACCGTACCGGGAGTAATCCCGGTCTCCGCCACCGTCAAGCTCCTCAGCCAATCCATCACTGCCCGCACGCGCACGGGAGCAGATGATCGATATACCGCACAAGTCGATATTCGCATGGTCGCCACTTTTTACGATGCCCAAGGGCAGCCCGTCCCTGATGCGCCCATGACCTATTCCGAAGGAGTGAGTATTTTTACGCCTCAGTTCGGAGGCAGCGGCCAATGCGCCACGCAAGATTTGGATGGGGTGATGACTACAGCCGTGGAGCACCTCACCAGGCAGTTCGGAAACTATGTCGAGCAACTTCTTGCGAAGCTCCAGAGCCAACCCAGGCCGGTCACACAGACCGCGGCGGCGGCTCCCGTTCAACCTGCGCAACCATCGGTGGAACCCACAGCTGGACTTGCCCGCGCCACGACCGCGCCACTAGCTCAAGCATCAGCCGCGAACAATTCCGATCAAAATCGCTATGCCGTAGTGGTGGGACTAAGCTTGTACCGATCTCCCTGGCCAGGCTGGCGGGATGGGCTCCTGCTCGATAGCGAGGGAGCCCTGTCTCAAGTCGCGCGCACATTAAGCGTCCCCGATAACCACACGCTGCTGCTGCAAGATGAATTGGCCTCTCAAGCGGATATTGAAGAGGCCCTAGGCTCCTGGCTCCCCAAGCGGGCCGGCAAAGACTCTCTTGTGTTCGTCTATATCAGTGGCCAGTTCATGGCCGATCCAAAAACAGGCGAGATCTATTTGATTCCCTACGACAGCACTCCAGCCTCTTCGCATACTCGTCTGATTTCACTCCGCTGGTTGCAAAGCCGCCTGCAAAAGCTGGGTGCGAAACTGACTCTGGCCGTCCTCGATTCGCCACTCATCGGCATAGCCATCCAGAAAGACGCAAAAGCCAAATCAGCTGCGCCGAATTGGGCGGCCGATCTCGCGGGGCCTTCCGGAACAGCCGACGCTTCACTGATCCAGATTGCCAGAATGCCGGATGCATCGCGTCAACAGACAAGCCTCCTCGCAGGACTGAACGGCCCGGCCGACCTCGATCACGATGGCATTGTGACGGTCGGTGAATGGCTTCGCACTCTCAGAGGAAATGCCCTCACCGTTCCGACACTGCCCCCTACAGTAACCGTGCAGTCGATCCCCCTAACCCGCATCAACAACCGTTAATTCTTGCTCCTTCACGCAGACATTGCTGCATCGACATCCTGCAGGGGAAACACCTGTACGCCATTTTCCTCTTGGCAAAGACTGACCATGGGAGGGTGAAGATCTCAACCGCGCGATTGACACGCACGTATTCAGTAGCCTGTCAGATGGAGGGAAAACTGAGCATCCGCGCATGCAGCCGGACAGAAAGTACTTCAGCGTATCGCTCGAAATCTCGATCAGTGGTAAAGATCGACAGGCCAAATCGCGCGGCTGCGGCACATACCATCATATCAATGGCAGTTCCCATCACACCCTCCGCACGGCAACGATTAAAACACGCGGCAGCCTCTTCATACAGCGCTGCATCGAGAGGAAGATCTGGAAAAGGCATCAGCCGTGCCCGAAGGTTTTCAAAGACACGTACGGATCGAATACCGGATAGAATCTCTTGGCGAATAGGACCGATCATGGCCACTCGCCGCTGCTCAATGAGCGTCCGCCACTCCATCACTAATTGCTGCTGCCGTTCATTCAACTGGGCTGACGATCGGCGCAACGCGATCGACCAGACAGACGTATCGACCAACACGATCACGCCAGAGACCGGCCTGATTTCTTGGCGCGCAGCCGTTTGTAGTCATACGAAGAATCGTACTCGATTTGGCCGACCAGCTCCAACACTCCCAGTTGCTTTCGCCCGCGAACATACTCGCGGAGCGCCGCTGTGACCGCTTCTTTCTTGGTCTTATGATGTCCCATTTCTACCGCTTCACGAATCAGCTTATCGTCAAGCGCCAAATTCGTCGCCATCGCACACCTCCGTTGTTTGCACCGGAGCTTTATCTTACACATCGCACTGTGTAATGACAAGATCGTGTGCGTCGCCCGGCAAGCGGATTCTCCAGTCATTGCACGCAAAGAAAAACCCCGCCGAGGGGATCGCCCTCGGCGGGGTTCATATTCTTGGGGTTGTTGCGCGACGGTCAGACGCACAACCGCTCCGCATCGCGCGTCAACTAGAAGTTGACTTGCAACTGGCTATACATCCAGGTGGAGTTCCGAGCACCACCTTGAGCCACTGCATTACCTTGCGCATTGACCATCTGATCCATGCCACCGCTAGCCCAGAGATAGGCGCCGCCGGTCTGCCAAGCCACCTTGTTGTTCTTGAAGAACATGGTGAAGATCAGGTCTAACTCTTTATAGAGCGAATTGTTGGTCGTCCCGCCAACCCCTTGGCAGGCCTGGGACGCTGTATACCAGCAATCGCCATTGTTGGCCTTGCGGAACACCCAGAAGCGGCTTTCCAGGTGAGTCTGCTGCGTCGGGTTCAACTGCAGGCTTCCACTGTACCCAACCATATTCCGCCAGGCCATGCGATCGGCATAGCCCATGACAATGTGGTTGGTTGGATAGAGGTTCTCAAACGTGTTCGCGTTGCCGTTACAAGCAGCCTGGCCATTTTGGGCACAAGCCTTTCCATCGCCATCGCCTGAGGCATAGTTGAATTCCGCACCAAGGCGCGGAGTGGTCGGCACATCCTTCAGCGTGATACCGCCTTCGACGGCCATGGCGACTGCGTTGATGCTGAGATTTTGACCATTGCTCAGCTCAAAATGTCCGGTCTGCCAATAGGCTTCAGCCGTTCCATCGAACAGGCCCTGCCGATAAGCGACCCGGCCACCGAGGGTATGCCGGCTTTGCCCAGGGGCATGAGCAGCAAGAATACCGTTGGCTCCAGGAGCAAGAGGAGTAACACCGAGACCGCCCGCCGGGCTTGATCCCGTCTTATTGTTCTGCCAAACCCAGAGAGGCTCGATTGCCAAACCAGCGATCGGCTTGAAGGCTACGCGCGTGAAGAGGATGTCGGCATTTTGCCCACCACCGGTGGCAGCGTTCGCAACCGCACCAGCTGATGCGCCAGCAGCAACAGCATCAGAATTTCCTGCGTGCAACCAACCTCCCCACACTTCATACATGGGCTGGTTGTATTGGAACGTGATACCGTCATGCGAAAACGCCTGGTTGTTCCAGTCGAAATGGCCGAACAGACGATGGTTACCCATCACGACCAATTGACGACCGACCTTCAGGCTCAACCCGTCAACACCCAGGTTGCGGATCATGATGAAGGCCTGACGCACGCCGAGCACACTACCATTAGTGTTCCCCGTCTGCGAGGATGAGTCATTCGCCAAACCAGCATTGGTTGATGCGCCACCCCAGTTCTTCGAATATTGAATCTGGGTGAACACGTCCACATCTTGAGAAATGGCATAGTTCAGCCCGAGCCGCGCCCACTGCTGGATAAACGTATCGGCTTTCGAAGCGGCAAAATTAGGATTGGTCCGCGACTCTCCCCTGATGCGCGCGTCGCCTGACAGGGTGAACTTGCTGATATCGAACAACGGGCTCTTGGGCGGATCGAAACTCCAATAGGGAATCAGGTCCGGCATCCCACGCGGCACCGGCACACCGTGCATAGGCCGATCGATCACGGTCGGGGCTACTGGCGGATCGGCCAAGGCCAGGCCGATCGGCATCGCGACCAATAGGGCCGCTGCCAGCACCCACTTTGTTGCATCCTTGCTTCGTCTCATAGCGTTCCTCCTGTGAATTGGATAACAGCCCCTGTTGGCTCCACTCCTACAGACAGGCTGCCGACTTGAGATCCAACTACCTCCACTACGACAACTTCCTTGTCCCGACCCTGCCACTTCACCGACATTGTGTATCGTTCGTTTCCGTTGCGCGCGTTTTGCTTGTACAAAGAATTCCGGCGTCTGCCTTCAAAAATCTCCCTTTCAGTCCGGTGCAGCGCTTCCCGCCACCTCCTTCCCTGAAAGGATTCCGTTCCCGCGAATCTACACCTGTCCAGACTGGCTGATGGACTTGGTCCCGTCCTCCGCCCGCTGCCCGGCCGCGTTGATTTCCTCTTCCGCTTCTTTCATCGACGCCTGGAAATCCTGCTCGACCATCTTCACTTCCTGCTGAATCATGTTGATCTCGGGCTCTACCGACTTCCGCAGATCTTCCGCCGTCTCCTTGAACCCCTTGACGGCCTTGCCAACCTGCCGCCCGACTTCAGGAAGTTGCTTGGGCCCGAATAGCAGGAATGCGATTACCAGGATAATTAAGACTTCGCCGGCACCTAATCCAAACATGGTGTAACCCAATGACCGGTGAGAGAGTTTGGCTGTCGTCGCTCATCGCGCATCACTCAATCCCGGTTCACTGCTTTCTTATCCCTGTTTCGGTTGTCCCGGCTGTGCGGCTTGGGTCGGCGCGGCCTGCGGCGGAGGCGCCGTTTCCTGCTGAGCCGTGACTTGCGACGGCGCGGCCTGCGGCTGATCGCCCGGCGTCACATCGATGGCATCGGCCTCATGCACGGACTTCTTAAACCCCTTGATCGCCTTGCCCAACCCTTCGCCCAGTTGCGGCAATTTGCCAGCGCCGAAAATGATCAACACAATGATCAAGATCAGCATCAATTCCATCCAGCCGAAGGAACCAAACATGTTATGTACCTCGTGTGACCTGCGCGGTTGGCCTAGTTTCGCCGACGCGTCTCGATTTACTACGAAAGAGGGGAGAGATACCTAAAACGCGGAGAAGGCTATAGAAAATTCAAGGGCAAGTCAAGGGGAAACTCGCGGGAACGCGCGAAGGACGCGGACTCTCGCCGATAACGCGTTCAGAACTACAGCCGAAACAAACTGGTTTTCATGAGCCGATCTGCCTTCAATCCGACGTGCGGGAGCTGAGAATTGCGGCGATTCTATATCTTACTTACAGAAAAAATGATGATATTCGATCGGGCTGGGCGGCGCGGTGAGCGCCACATTCAGCGTATCGGGATCGTAGCCGACGGCTTCCAAATCTCGCGCCGTCGCGGATAATTCTTCCTCGGTCACATACGCCACAGTGTCCGGCACACCGGTGCGCTTGAGCGAGAGCACCATCCCGTTCAACGTCTCCCGCTCTTCCATCGGCATGTTCTGCGGCAATGGAAACTCCAACGTGCGGCTATAGGGGCTTTCGTAAGCCTCGTTCAATGCCTTAATGGTTTTCAGCACCAGGAGATCCTGCTCCCATGGCTGCAACTTCGGCCCGGCAGAAGGATGGGTTGCCAGCAGATCCATCAGCGTGATGACGTTGGTATTCAACGACCGGCCGATGAATTCCCGCTGCGGCTCGATCTCGACCTTCGCCAATCCCACATGCTTTGCAACCGCTTCGACTAAGGAGAAATTGATCATGAAACTGTACTGTCCACCGAATTGGCCATAGCAAGGCTTGTCCGGATCGTTAAGGACGTCCATATCCGCCGTGCCGGCATCGAACGCGCTGAAGCCGATCGCATCGGGCGCGAGCAGCCGCTTCGCTTCCGTCAACGTCGCGAAGGCGCCTAAATTGATTGGAACCAGCACTTGTTCGTCGATGGTCTTCAGAAATTCGGTAATCGTCTTGCGGTATGGGACATCTTTCCACTCGACCTTGCGGTACTCTTTTTCCCAGACCAGGTCATCAAGAAACGGCGGGAAGGTCTTGAGCGTCTCAACATCTTTGGCCTCGAACGCGCGCACAAATCCCGACCAATCCTGAATGGTCGCATGAAGCGATTCGCTCAGATTGGGGCGGAGAAATTCCTCTTCGATCTCACCGGCGTTTTTCGCCATCAGCTTGGTCGGCAGATCGTTCCACAGTTCGTTGCAGATAATCCGGTCGACCGTGCGGTCCGCCGCGCCGGACACCTGGTCGACGGTGGCCAGCTGGCTCTGGATGCGATCCTTGTGCGGAGCCAGATCCGCATGCGCCAGCGCGCTATCCAGCACCGACTGCTCCCAGTCCACCAACACATATGTGACGCGCGGATAGACCTGCCCGGCTTTATCGATCGCCTTCAGGTGGTTCAAGAAACAGGCGGCCAGATTGCCGTTCCCCGGCCCCCATTCATGCACGATGAGCGGAGCGGTCGAGGCTCCGCTGGCCTTCTCCCGCTTCACGACTTTCTCGAAATAATCCGCGGCCAGCGCATGCGCCAACCGATAGTCGGCCGACGCAAAGGTCTGGTAATAGGTCCGCAACTTATCGCCCCGGAGACGATAGAAGAGCGTATTGAGATGGGCTTGCCACTGATCCAGCGGCTTGTAGTCCCCAATCAACTGCGGCAATGCATCGGCATCTTGTAACGTGTTCATGTGGTTCCCGCCCCTCGTAAAGGATTGCGATTGTAACAGACGGCTCGAAAGCGCCGCAATCGGGGAATGCGCCTCTATTGTCCTCAACTCCCTCTCCTTCGTAAGGAGGGGACAGGGGAGAAAAAGGGAAGAGTGTGGGCTCGCTCTTGACTCTCTCTGGAAAGCGGGTGTACCAAATCTCCCGTATGATTCGGCTCTTTCCCATTCTCGTCGCCCTTACGGCGCTGACTGCCTGGCCAGCCACCACCTGGGCCGGAGAACTGCCCATCACAAAAAATCTTCCTATCCCAGAGTTTCAGAATCGGTCGGAAGATGCCGCACCGTACAACTTCGATGCGCCCCCGCAGGGGATGTTTCGTTCCATCACGATGGCCGAAGGGTTTGAAGAAGAACTGGGGGTTCACCAGACCCATGAGATTGTGCCGGTTAATCCGACCGAACAGTTTCCCGTGAACGCACCGGCCATCTTCATCGTCTTCACCCTCCACCAACATTACCAGGCGTTCAAAGTCTTCGGCCGGTGCTTTCCCGACGGAATACCCGGCGCCGAGCCAGAAACGATTGTGAGCGAGGACGCCATGCACATGGCGCTGGAAGACGAAAGCGGCTACCTAAAGCTGCTGCCGCAAACTGAACGCTGGATGCCGGGGCGCTACAAAGTCGAAATCCACGCCGGCGAACAAGTGAGCGAGATGAGCCTCATCGGCACGATGCGGTTTACAATCGTTGCAGGACCGTAATGCCA
Proteins encoded in this region:
- a CDS encoding hypothetical protein (Evidence 4 : Unknown function but conserved in other organisms; MaGe:77307525); protein product: MATNLALDDKLIREAVEMGHHKTKKEAVTAALREYVRGRKQLGVLELVGQIEYDSSYDYKRLRAKKSGRSLA
- a CDS encoding hypothetical protein (Evidence 4 : Unknown function but conserved in other organisms; MaGe:77307531) codes for the protein MGSLLTLSGKRVYQISRMIRLFPILVALTALTAWPATTWAGELPITKNLPIPEFQNRSEDAAPYNFDAPPQGMFRSITMAEGFEEELGVHQTHEIVPVNPTEQFPVNAPAIFIVFTLHQHYQAFKVFGRCFPDGIPGAEPETIVSEDAMHMALEDESGYLKLLPQTERWMPGRYKVEIHAGEQVSEMSLIGTMRFTIVAGP
- a CDS encoding hypothetical protein (Evidence 5 : Unknown function; MaGe:77307523) — protein: MVARLPISQDRQARDNAHAIQLLIRRNILVVSLHFIGYSNRMFIRIRSFAYAAIVGFLFCVTAACEGFKSPILLDFAPPQKMLPAAVTVSFDPSVRSAILEHTACADTPWKGKLGEAIIRSFQETGRTRFVQIAIVDTADVLRPVSTVPGVIPVSATVKLLSQSITARTRTGADDRYTAQVDIRMVATFYDAQGQPVPDAPMTYSEGVSIFTPQFGGSGQCATQDLDGVMTTAVEHLTRQFGNYVEQLLAKLQSQPRPVTQTAAAAPVQPAQPSVEPTAGLARATTAPLAQASAANNSDQNRYAVVVGLSLYRSPWPGWRDGLLLDSEGALSQVARTLSVPDNHTLLLQDELASQADIEEALGSWLPKRAGKDSLVFVYISGQFMADPKTGEIYLIPYDSTPASSHTRLISLRWLQSRLQKLGAKLTLAVLDSPLIGIAIQKDAKAKSAAPNWAADLAGPSGTADASLIQIARMPDASRQQTSLLAGLNGPADLDHDGIVTVGEWLRTLRGNALTVPTLPPTVTVQSIPLTRINNR
- a CDS encoding Sec-independent protein translocase protein TatA (MaGe:77307528) yields the protein MFGLGAGEVLIILVIAFLLFGPKQLPEVGRQVGKAVKGFKETAEDLRKSVEPEINMIQQEVKMVEQDFQASMKEAEEEINAAGQRAEDGTKSISQSGQV
- a CDS encoding hypothetical protein (Evidence 4 : Unknown function but conserved in other organisms; MaGe:77307530): MNTLQDADALPQLIGDYKPLDQWQAHLNTLFYRLRGDKLRTYYQTFASADYRLAHALAADYFEKVVKREKASGASTAPLIVHEWGPGNGNLAACFLNHLKAIDKAGQVYPRVTYVLVDWEQSVLDSALAHADLAPHKDRIQSQLATVDQVSGAADRTVDRIICNELWNDLPTKLMAKNAGEIEEEFLRPNLSESLHATIQDWSGFVRAFEAKDVETLKTFPPFLDDLVWEKEYRKVEWKDVPYRKTITEFLKTIDEQVLVPINLGAFATLTEAKRLLAPDAIGFSAFDAGTADMDVLNDPDKPCYGQFGGQYSFMINFSLVEAVAKHVGLAKVEIEPQREFIGRSLNTNVITLMDLLATHPSAGPKLQPWEQDLLVLKTIKALNEAYESPYSRTLEFPLPQNMPMEERETLNGMVLSLKRTGVPDTVAYVTEEELSATARDLEAVGYDPDTLNVALTAPPSPIEYHHFFCK
- a CDS encoding hypothetical protein (Evidence 5 : Unknown function; MaGe:77307527); translated protein: MYKQNARNGNERYTMSVKWQGRDKEVVVVEVVGSQVGSLSVGVEPTGAVIQFTGGTL
- a CDS encoding Alginateexp domain-containing protein (MaGe:77307526) encodes the protein MRRSKDATKWVLAAALLVAMPIGLALADPPVAPTVIDRPMHGVPVPRGMPDLIPYWSFDPPKSPLFDISKFTLSGDARIRGESRTNPNFAASKADTFIQQWARLGLNYAISQDVDVFTQIQYSKNWGGASTNAGLANDSSSQTGNTNGSVLGVRQAFIMIRNLGVDGLSLKVGRQLVVMGNHRLFGHFDWNNQAFSHDGITFQYNQPMYEVWGGWLHAGNSDAVAAGASAGAVANAATGGGQNADILFTRVAFKPIAGLAIEPLWVWQNNKTGSSPAGGLGVTPLAPGANGILAAHAPGQSRHTLGGRVAYRQGLFDGTAEAYWQTGHFELSNGQNLSINAVAMAVEGGITLKDVPTTPRLGAEFNYASGDGDGKACAQNGQAACNGNANTFENLYPTNHIVMGYADRMAWRNMVGYSGSLQLNPTQQTHLESRFWVFRKANNGDCWYTASQACQGVGGTTNNSLYKELDLIFTMFFKNNKVAWQTGGAYLWASGGMDQMVNAQGNAVAQGGARNSTWMYSQLQVNF
- a CDS encoding PIN domain nuclease (MaGe:77307524), with the translated sequence MIVLVDTSVWSIALRRSSAQLNERQQQLVMEWRTLIEQRRVAMIGPIRQEILSGIRSVRVFENLRARLMPFPDLPLDAALYEEAAACFNRCRAEGVMGTAIDMMVCAAAARFGLSIFTTDRDFERYAEVLSVRLHARMLSFPSI
- a CDS encoding Sec-independent protein translocase protein TatA (MaGe:77307529) — its product is MFGSFGWMELMLILIIVLIIFGAGKLPQLGEGLGKAIKGFKKSVHEADAIDVTPGDQPQAAPSQVTAQQETAPPPQAAPTQAAQPGQPKQG